The following are encoded in a window of Mycolicibacterium tusciae JS617 genomic DNA:
- a CDS encoding response regulator gives MSESPPVRLVLVDDHEMVIEGLKAMLAAFQERVEVVGQAIGAERALSVVDELNPDIVLSDVRMHGSSGLDLCMELRERDPKRKVVMLSVYDDEQYLFQALRVGASGYLLKSISSDELVRQLEFVHRGETAIDPSMAARAADTAARMQRDEFWPGARQGLTQRESEILSYVVNGLSNRAIASKLVIGDETVKTHLSSIYRKLGVNDRTGAVATALREGIYQ, from the coding sequence ATGTCCGAAAGCCCTCCGGTGCGTCTTGTGCTCGTCGATGACCACGAGATGGTCATCGAGGGTCTCAAGGCGATGCTCGCGGCCTTTCAGGAGCGTGTCGAAGTTGTCGGACAGGCCATCGGCGCTGAGCGGGCGCTCAGCGTGGTCGACGAACTCAATCCCGACATCGTGCTGTCAGATGTGCGCATGCACGGCTCCAGCGGGCTGGACCTCTGCATGGAGCTGCGCGAGCGGGATCCCAAGCGCAAGGTCGTGATGCTGTCGGTCTACGACGACGAGCAGTACCTGTTTCAGGCCCTGCGCGTCGGCGCGTCCGGGTACCTCCTGAAGAGCATCAGCAGCGACGAGCTCGTTCGTCAGCTCGAATTCGTCCACCGCGGCGAGACCGCGATCGATCCGAGCATGGCGGCCAGGGCGGCGGACACCGCCGCACGGATGCAGCGTGACGAATTCTGGCCCGGTGCGCGGCAGGGGTTGACACAGCGGGAGAGCGAGATTCTGTCGTACGTCGTGAACGGTCTGTCCAACCGCGCCATCGCCTCCAAGCTGGTGATCGGCGACGAGACGGTCAAGACCCATCTGAGCTCCATCTACCGCAAGCTCGGGGTCAATGACCGCACCGGCGCAGTGGCAACAGCCCTTCGCGAGGGCATTTACCAGTGA
- a CDS encoding EstA family serine hydrolase produces MAQRTRVTPELVCGDVDEGYGKVADAFRLNLTRGAEVGAAVAVYRDGRKVVDLWGGFRNGTTRAPWTNDTLVNTFSTTKGVAALTVARAVSLGLLDYDARVADYWPEFAAGGKEAVTVRQLLAHQAGLPVIKPLLTLADIAAPERLSERLAAQVPAWPPGTRHGYHGVTLGWYASELIRHVDPDGRTLGRYFADEIARPLGLDFHIGLPDSVDRDRVAHLHVPSQIATLMHLHVLPPKLAAAWFIPMTLTAQAGVAFEGASGLSTFNREEVRVVEIPAANGTGTAESVARLYGDAAVGGSGIGLTAEVFDALTAPPVYPTKGLRDKVLHVDTLFSLGFGRPIPNSTKYVIGSSDKAFGAPGAGGSVGFADPDTGIGFGYVMNKLGFHFISDPRALRLRQALFRDVLGARPQR; encoded by the coding sequence ATGGCTCAGAGAACCAGGGTCACGCCCGAGCTTGTCTGCGGTGACGTCGATGAGGGCTACGGAAAAGTTGCCGACGCGTTTCGGCTCAATCTGACGCGCGGCGCGGAGGTCGGAGCCGCGGTCGCCGTCTACCGCGACGGACGCAAAGTCGTGGACCTTTGGGGTGGATTTCGCAACGGGACCACTCGAGCCCCGTGGACGAACGACACCCTGGTCAATACGTTCTCGACGACCAAGGGCGTTGCCGCACTGACAGTGGCCCGGGCGGTATCTCTCGGGCTGTTGGACTATGACGCGAGGGTGGCCGATTACTGGCCCGAGTTCGCGGCGGGCGGTAAGGAGGCGGTGACGGTTCGGCAACTGCTGGCCCACCAGGCCGGGCTGCCGGTGATCAAACCGCTGCTCACCCTCGCCGATATCGCTGCGCCCGAGAGACTGTCGGAGAGATTGGCGGCGCAGGTCCCCGCCTGGCCGCCGGGCACCCGACATGGATATCACGGCGTCACTCTCGGGTGGTACGCGTCCGAACTCATTCGGCATGTCGATCCCGATGGGCGCACTCTGGGCCGGTATTTCGCCGACGAGATCGCCCGGCCGTTAGGCCTGGACTTTCACATTGGCCTGCCGGACTCCGTCGACCGCGATCGCGTGGCGCATCTACACGTTCCTTCTCAGATCGCGACGCTGATGCATCTGCATGTGCTGCCACCGAAGTTGGCGGCCGCCTGGTTCATTCCAATGACGCTGACGGCGCAAGCGGGCGTCGCATTCGAAGGGGCAAGCGGCCTGTCGACGTTCAACCGGGAAGAAGTCCGTGTCGTCGAGATACCCGCCGCCAACGGAACGGGCACCGCGGAATCGGTGGCGAGACTCTACGGCGATGCCGCTGTCGGCGGCTCCGGTATTGGCTTGACCGCGGAGGTCTTCGACGCGTTGACGGCGCCCCCGGTGTATCCGACGAAGGGACTGCGCGACAAGGTGTTGCACGTAGACACGTTGTTCTCCCTCGGCTTCGGCAGGCCCATCCCGAATAGTACGAAGTATGTGATCGGATCCTCCGACAAGGCATTCGGGGCACCCGGCGCGGGCGGTTCGGTCGGCTTCGCCGATCCGGATACCGGTATCGGGTTCGGCTACGTGATGAACAAGCTAGGGTTCCATTTCATCAGCGACCCGCGAGCACTTCGACTGCGGCAAGCGCTGTTTCGCGATGTTCTCGGCGCCAGACCCCAGAGGTGA
- a CDS encoding thiamine pyrophosphate-binding protein, whose product MARHRVVDHIVEYLAGIGAGYIFGVDGANIEDLYDAAFYRTDITAVLAKHEFSAATMADGYSRSGAGLGVVAATSGGGCLNTVPGLGEAFASRIPVLALIGQAPTSLDGRGAFQDTSGRNGALDAAALFSAVSVYCKRVTTPEGIITALPEAVAAARSGGPAVLLLPKDIQQAALRAVNGSDVFVDQRDVHIGDPHPIARALRRVDGSVTIIAGEQVARDDARAELEQLRSLLRARVACVPDAKDVAGTPGMGSSSALGVTGVMGHPSVANAIAESALCLVVGTRLSVTARAGLDDALASTRVYSIGAETPHLPCTHVHTDDLRGSLSMLTAALSGRGRPARVRVPDTVRRTELRTPDHSGPGIRYRDAMTVLDRILPDGSDVVVDAGNIGASAIHHLPVRRDGRFIVALGMGGMGYSFGAGIGVAFGRGADSRGRTVVIAGDGSFFMHGMEIHTALQYRLPVTFLLFDNHAHAMCVTREQQFYGDVYSYNRFGPSRLGAGLAAMFPELRSVDVHDLDALPAALEAALALDGPSVISLECSADEVPPFAAFLGNGAGAATKPSITKKEHSYVTART is encoded by the coding sequence ATGGCCAGGCATCGAGTTGTCGACCACATTGTCGAGTATCTCGCTGGGATCGGCGCCGGCTACATTTTCGGCGTCGACGGCGCCAATATCGAAGACCTCTACGATGCGGCGTTCTATCGCACGGACATCACGGCAGTGCTTGCCAAGCACGAATTCTCCGCTGCGACAATGGCCGACGGATACAGCCGCAGTGGGGCCGGGCTCGGCGTCGTGGCCGCGACATCGGGTGGCGGATGCCTCAACACAGTGCCGGGCCTCGGAGAGGCCTTCGCGAGCCGGATTCCGGTGCTGGCGCTGATCGGGCAGGCACCTACCTCCCTGGACGGGCGGGGTGCGTTTCAGGACACCAGCGGTCGCAACGGCGCACTCGACGCCGCGGCGCTGTTCTCGGCGGTGTCGGTCTACTGCAAGCGGGTGACGACACCCGAAGGCATCATCACGGCGCTGCCGGAGGCGGTTGCCGCCGCCCGCTCCGGAGGACCGGCAGTGCTGTTGCTGCCCAAGGATATTCAGCAGGCGGCACTTCGCGCGGTAAACGGCAGCGACGTCTTCGTCGATCAGCGGGACGTGCACATCGGCGATCCGCATCCGATCGCGCGGGCGCTTCGGCGGGTCGACGGGTCGGTCACGATCATCGCAGGCGAACAGGTGGCTCGTGATGACGCTCGCGCAGAACTCGAGCAGTTGCGTTCGCTGTTGCGGGCGCGGGTGGCGTGCGTGCCCGACGCCAAAGATGTCGCGGGCACGCCCGGGATGGGATCGTCGTCCGCGCTGGGAGTGACTGGCGTGATGGGCCATCCGAGCGTCGCCAATGCCATTGCCGAGAGCGCGTTGTGCCTCGTGGTCGGTACCCGGCTGTCGGTGACGGCCCGGGCGGGTCTGGACGACGCTCTGGCGTCGACGCGCGTGTACTCGATCGGCGCCGAGACGCCGCACCTGCCGTGCACCCACGTACACACCGATGACTTGCGCGGATCGCTGTCGATGCTCACCGCCGCACTGTCAGGCCGAGGCCGCCCGGCCCGCGTCCGCGTGCCAGATACGGTACGGCGTACGGAGTTGCGCACGCCGGACCACAGTGGGCCGGGGATTCGGTACCGCGATGCGATGACGGTGCTCGATCGGATACTGCCCGATGGATCCGACGTCGTCGTCGATGCCGGCAACATCGGCGCCTCGGCGATACATCACCTGCCGGTCCGCCGCGATGGCCGGTTCATCGTCGCGCTGGGCATGGGAGGGATGGGCTACAGCTTCGGCGCAGGGATCGGCGTGGCGTTCGGCCGCGGTGCAGACTCAAGGGGGCGCACCGTTGTCATCGCCGGTGACGGCTCATTCTTCATGCACGGCATGGAGATTCACACGGCACTGCAATACCGGCTGCCGGTCACCTTTCTGCTGTTCGACAACCATGCCCACGCGATGTGTGTGACGCGTGAGCAACAGTTCTACGGCGACGTCTACAGCTACAACCGGTTCGGACCGAGCCGGTTGGGTGCCGGACTGGCGGCGATGTTCCCGGAGCTGCGATCGGTGGACGTTCACGATCTCGACGCGTTGCCGGCCGCGCTCGAGGCCGCACTCGCCCTCGACGGCCCATCGGTAATAAGTCTCGAGTGCTCCGCGGATGAAGTGCCCCCATTCGCAGCCTTCCTCGGCAACGGCGCCGGTGCTGCCACCAAACCGTCCATCACCAAAAAGGAGCACTCATATGTCACTGCCCGCACTTGA
- a CDS encoding MarR family winged helix-turn-helix transcriptional regulator — MPSQPPWPRKRDPIALARTNWERSGWGDVADGMVAVTSVMRAHQILLARVENALRPYDLSFSRYELLRLLAFSRGGALPITKASDRLQVHVTSVTHAIRRLEADGLVERIPHPTDGRTTLVQITDLGRSTVEDATVTLNTEVFADIGMSDSQSRSLAESIETLRRNSGDF; from the coding sequence GTGCCCTCCCAACCTCCGTGGCCGCGCAAGCGCGATCCCATCGCGTTGGCGCGCACCAACTGGGAGCGCTCCGGCTGGGGCGACGTTGCCGACGGCATGGTCGCGGTCACGTCGGTGATGCGGGCGCACCAGATTCTGCTGGCCCGGGTCGAGAATGCGCTGCGGCCGTACGACCTCAGCTTTTCCCGATACGAATTGTTGCGGCTGCTGGCGTTCAGCCGCGGCGGCGCGCTGCCGATCACCAAGGCGTCCGACCGGCTGCAGGTACACGTCACCAGCGTCACGCATGCCATCCGGCGGCTGGAGGCCGACGGCCTGGTCGAACGCATCCCCCATCCGACCGACGGACGCACCACCCTGGTGCAGATCACTGATCTCGGCCGGTCGACGGTGGAAGACGCCACAGTCACACTCAACACCGAGGTGTTCGCCGATATCGGCATGTCTGACAGCCAGTCACGCTCGCTCGCGGAGTCCATCGAGACACTGCGCCGCAACTCCGGCGACTTCTAG
- a CDS encoding GAF domain-containing sensor histidine kinase, translated as MSQEARPPIAGSNVQDLVDTDRELALLRELIQAASKGPGVEPLAAAAARMITAATASDVCFVHVLDDSDRSLTLAGATPPFDAEVGKIRLPLGQGISGWVASHREPVVITQDKETDPRYMPFESLRGKDFTSMVSVPMETDPGGLVGVLNVHTVDRREFTSRDVELLLVIGRLIAGALHQARLHRQLVARERAHENFVEQVIEAQELERRRLAGDIHDGISQRLVTLSYRLDAASRSVPDDPGAAAEQLEKARELVDLTLQEARAAIGGLRPPVLDDLGLAGGLASLARSIPQIGIDVDLVETRVPDHIEIALYRIAQECLQNVVKHAKATSARLTFTVDAGDTGEIARLEIIDDGVGFDTFEHPLGSDEMGGYGLLSMAERAEIVGGRLNIRSRPGSGTAVTATIPLPRS; from the coding sequence GTGAGCCAGGAAGCGCGTCCGCCCATCGCCGGCTCCAACGTTCAGGACCTCGTCGACACCGATCGCGAACTCGCATTGCTGCGCGAACTGATCCAGGCCGCATCCAAGGGTCCCGGAGTCGAGCCGCTGGCCGCCGCGGCGGCGCGGATGATCACCGCGGCCACCGCCAGCGATGTGTGCTTCGTGCACGTCCTCGATGACAGCGACCGGTCATTGACGCTCGCCGGCGCGACACCGCCCTTCGACGCCGAAGTGGGCAAGATCCGGCTGCCGTTGGGTCAGGGCATATCCGGCTGGGTCGCCAGCCACCGCGAGCCCGTCGTGATCACCCAGGACAAGGAGACCGATCCGCGCTACATGCCGTTCGAGTCCCTGCGCGGCAAGGACTTCACGTCGATGGTCTCGGTTCCGATGGAGACCGACCCTGGCGGGCTGGTCGGCGTGCTGAATGTCCACACCGTCGACCGGCGCGAGTTCACCTCGCGTGACGTCGAACTGCTTCTGGTGATCGGCAGGCTGATCGCCGGCGCCCTACATCAGGCTCGATTACACCGACAGCTGGTGGCGCGTGAACGGGCACACGAGAACTTCGTCGAGCAGGTGATCGAGGCGCAGGAGCTCGAACGGCGGCGGCTGGCCGGTGACATTCACGACGGCATCTCGCAGCGGCTGGTCACCCTGTCGTACCGGCTCGACGCGGCGAGTCGCTCGGTGCCCGACGACCCGGGGGCTGCCGCCGAACAGTTGGAGAAGGCCCGCGAATTGGTCGACCTGACGTTGCAGGAGGCCCGCGCCGCGATCGGTGGGTTGCGACCTCCTGTGCTCGACGACCTCGGCCTTGCCGGTGGGCTGGCCAGCCTCGCGCGTTCCATCCCCCAGATCGGTATCGACGTCGACCTGGTGGAAACTCGTGTGCCCGACCACATCGAGATCGCCTTGTACCGGATCGCTCAGGAATGCCTGCAGAACGTCGTCAAGCACGCGAAGGCCACGTCCGCTCGGCTCACCTTCACTGTGGACGCCGGGGACACCGGGGAGATCGCCCGGCTCGAAATCATCGACGACGGAGTCGGTTTCGACACATTCGAGCATCCGCTGGGCAGCGACGAGATGGGCGGTTACGGCCTGCTGTCGATGGCCGAACGAGCCGAGATCGTCGGCGGCAGACTCAACATCCGCTCGCGCCCGGGTTCGGGCACTGCGGTGACGGCGACGATCCCGCTGCCCCGCAGCTAG
- a CDS encoding 3-oxoacyl-ACP synthase III family protein translates to MSVSLLDVSTYLPGEPISADYYAQFAESDDLRDNVMFRAPKFRHHVAEDETAIDMVERAAAGLIERHGHDMVAGADILITHTQMPDMPFYGGGGGMAHRLGMKPNWVLDLHNGGCAAFVLGLKVARNLIESGEGRTALVAIAQNAAGQAFDQPTVRTKAQASVPGDGAAVGLVTLSDESPILDIECRTYGEFAGDMTLAVDPPRKWWQPGPGEASIGFTESKITKVLARGNRQVPEVSYAVCDRIGVKPKDLDLLVTNQPNRAFLRNWREALELPKERHRDTFEDCGNLFAAGIPVNLDRAITEGQLKRGDLVLMSAFAHAGDFAGAAAVRWGGRG, encoded by the coding sequence ATGAGCGTCAGCCTTCTCGATGTGTCGACGTATCTGCCGGGAGAACCGATCAGCGCCGACTACTACGCGCAGTTCGCCGAGTCTGACGACCTGCGGGACAATGTGATGTTCCGGGCGCCCAAGTTCCGTCATCATGTGGCCGAGGACGAAACCGCCATCGACATGGTGGAGCGCGCCGCGGCCGGGCTGATCGAACGCCACGGTCACGACATGGTCGCCGGTGCCGATATCCTCATCACCCACACCCAGATGCCGGACATGCCGTTTTACGGTGGTGGTGGTGGAATGGCGCATCGCCTTGGCATGAAACCGAATTGGGTCCTCGACCTGCACAACGGCGGATGCGCGGCATTCGTACTCGGGCTTAAGGTCGCACGCAATCTGATCGAGTCGGGTGAAGGCCGAACCGCGCTGGTCGCGATAGCCCAGAACGCGGCGGGCCAGGCGTTCGACCAGCCGACGGTTCGGACCAAGGCCCAGGCGTCGGTACCCGGCGATGGCGCCGCGGTCGGGCTGGTGACCCTGTCGGACGAGTCGCCGATCCTTGACATCGAATGCCGCACGTATGGGGAGTTCGCGGGCGACATGACACTCGCGGTCGATCCGCCTCGTAAATGGTGGCAGCCCGGGCCAGGGGAGGCCAGCATCGGCTTCACCGAAAGCAAGATCACCAAGGTGCTGGCCCGCGGTAACCGCCAGGTGCCCGAAGTCTCCTACGCCGTCTGCGACCGAATCGGTGTGAAGCCCAAGGATCTTGACCTCCTGGTCACCAATCAGCCGAATCGCGCGTTCCTGCGGAACTGGCGTGAGGCGCTCGAACTTCCGAAGGAACGGCACCGCGATACGTTCGAGGACTGTGGGAATCTGTTCGCCGCGGGAATTCCGGTCAACCTGGACCGCGCCATCACCGAAGGCCAGCTGAAGAGGGGCGACCTCGTGCTGATGTCGGCTTTCGCCCATGCCGGGGACTTCGCGGGAGCCGCCGCCGTCAGGTGGGGCGGTCGAGGCTGA
- a CDS encoding pyridoxal phosphate-dependent aminotransferase, with the protein MSTPNRHVTDAVVGALPGAVNPMALSLNENPFPPLSTVRSALVCAIDSGNRYPEFLPERLRTLIAGHVGVCDEQVIIGVGATGVIMQVLNALTNPGDRMVMASPTFDGFPIFAKMARLESVTVGLDAHGHHDLDAMADAAANARVVVLCRPHNPTGTIDSPADIERFLRRVPAGTVVVLDEAYVEFVSPHHRIDGPALVARHPNVVVVRTFSKAYGLAGLRVGYGFCAPGLARKLWTMQQPFGIAITGLVAVAASYDAESELQQRIRIITVERRYLWMRLRAMGVYSTDTHANFVYLPPWGRKWREVFAETGLNVRGYADGGVRITVGSRQSTRAVLTAVGAALH; encoded by the coding sequence ATGTCCACACCGAATCGGCATGTGACGGATGCTGTCGTCGGAGCTTTACCCGGCGCGGTGAACCCGATGGCGCTGTCGCTCAACGAGAATCCCTTTCCACCACTGTCGACGGTTCGGTCTGCGCTTGTCTGCGCGATCGACTCGGGTAATCGGTATCCGGAGTTCCTGCCCGAGCGGCTCCGCACCCTGATTGCCGGCCATGTCGGTGTGTGCGACGAGCAGGTCATCATCGGGGTCGGCGCCACAGGTGTCATCATGCAGGTGCTGAACGCGCTCACCAATCCGGGTGACCGGATGGTGATGGCGTCGCCGACATTCGACGGCTTTCCGATCTTCGCCAAGATGGCGCGGCTGGAGTCGGTGACCGTCGGCCTCGACGCGCACGGCCATCACGATCTCGATGCCATGGCCGACGCGGCCGCGAACGCCCGCGTCGTGGTGCTGTGCCGACCGCATAATCCGACGGGAACCATTGACTCGCCGGCAGATATCGAGCGGTTTCTTCGCCGAGTCCCGGCTGGAACCGTCGTGGTGCTCGACGAGGCCTATGTGGAGTTCGTCTCGCCGCACCATCGAATCGATGGTCCGGCGCTCGTCGCGCGGCACCCGAACGTGGTGGTAGTGCGAACCTTCTCGAAGGCGTACGGGCTGGCCGGGCTTCGCGTCGGCTACGGTTTCTGCGCCCCCGGGCTGGCTCGCAAACTGTGGACCATGCAGCAACCGTTCGGTATCGCCATCACCGGACTGGTGGCGGTCGCCGCGTCGTACGATGCGGAAAGCGAGCTGCAACAACGTATCCGGATCATCACTGTCGAGCGTCGCTATCTGTGGATGCGGCTGAGAGCCATGGGTGTTTACAGCACTGACACGCACGCCAACTTCGTCTACCTGCCGCCGTGGGGTCGGAAGTGGCGGGAGGTGTTCGCCGAGACCGGATTGAATGTCCGCGGCTACGCCGACGGTGGCGTGCGCATCACCGTCGGTAGCCGCCAGTCCACCCGGGCAGTGTTGACCGCCGTGGGGGCCGCGCTCCACTGA
- the mmsB gene encoding 3-hydroxyisobutyrate dehydrogenase has product MTVVAFLGLGHMGGPMSANLVAAGHTVHGFDPVAALRDAAAANGAQVFDSVAAAAAGADVVITSLPNGNIVKAVYADALPAAPRGTLFIDTSTISVDDARGIHAEAAEHGHAQLDAPVSGGVKGATAGTLAFMVGGEDDAVERARPVLDPMAGKVIHCGGSGTGQAAKLCNNMVLAVQQIAAGEAFVLAEKLGLSAQSLFDVITGATGNCWAIHTNCPVPGPVPTSPANNDFKPGFATALMHKDIGLAMDAVKSTGSTAPLGTHAAEIYAKFNESNSDKDFSAVIELLRKG; this is encoded by the coding sequence TCCTCGGGTTGGGCCATATGGGTGGCCCGATGTCGGCCAATCTGGTCGCCGCCGGCCACACCGTGCATGGCTTCGATCCGGTTGCCGCACTGAGGGATGCCGCGGCCGCCAACGGTGCGCAGGTCTTCGACAGCGTCGCTGCGGCGGCGGCAGGAGCGGACGTCGTCATCACCTCGCTACCCAACGGCAACATCGTGAAGGCGGTGTACGCCGATGCACTGCCCGCGGCGCCGAGAGGGACGCTGTTCATCGACACCTCCACCATCTCGGTTGACGACGCGCGCGGAATTCACGCCGAGGCCGCCGAACACGGGCACGCGCAGCTCGACGCGCCGGTGTCGGGTGGGGTGAAGGGCGCGACGGCTGGCACGCTGGCCTTCATGGTCGGCGGTGAGGACGATGCGGTCGAGCGTGCCCGTCCGGTGCTGGATCCGATGGCGGGCAAGGTCATTCACTGTGGCGGCTCGGGGACGGGCCAGGCAGCCAAACTGTGCAACAACATGGTGCTCGCCGTCCAGCAGATCGCCGCAGGTGAGGCGTTCGTGCTGGCCGAGAAGCTCGGCCTTTCCGCGCAGTCGTTGTTCGACGTGATCACCGGTGCGACCGGCAACTGCTGGGCGATCCACACGAACTGCCCGGTTCCCGGCCCGGTTCCGACGTCGCCGGCCAACAATGATTTCAAGCCAGGCTTCGCGACCGCGTTGATGCACAAGGACATCGGGCTGGCGATGGATGCGGTCAAATCGACGGGGTCGACGGCACCGCTGGGCACCCACGCCGCCGAAATCTACGCGAAGTTCAACGAGTCCAACTCCGACAAGGACTTCAGCGCGGTCATCGAGCTGCTCCGCAAGGGTTAA
- a CDS encoding HAD family hydrolase has product MPTTHETTWRAGRFWWDSASPAGSGCPLRAVIFDLDALTDIECDGHREAYNAAFAAHGLDFQWSVTRYRQLLALTDERQRVAAELRKRGVATESDVLTKLLADEVYTTKTMLFDELILDRDLAPRPGLVDFVADTFAAGVQVAVVTSGQRSWAEPLVRQLVGEGIVEMVATTEDVKKTMPNPEAHRLALCELGITAENALAVSGSASGLRAANGAGLATIVITGEGVPEIPAAVAVRPDFGGDAPLRVGDCQRLHGRWWSKRKPSAA; this is encoded by the coding sequence ATGCCTACAACGCATGAGACGACTTGGCGCGCGGGCCGCTTCTGGTGGGATTCCGCGTCGCCTGCTGGCTCCGGCTGCCCGCTACGCGCCGTGATCTTCGACCTCGATGCCCTTACTGACATCGAATGCGACGGCCACCGGGAAGCGTACAACGCGGCTTTCGCCGCGCATGGTCTCGACTTCCAATGGTCGGTGACGCGTTACCGCCAGCTGCTGGCACTCACCGATGAACGGCAGCGGGTCGCGGCTGAACTGCGCAAGCGCGGTGTGGCGACCGAGTCCGATGTGCTGACCAAGCTGCTCGCCGACGAGGTCTACACGACCAAGACGATGTTGTTCGACGAGCTGATCCTCGACCGCGATCTCGCCCCGCGCCCCGGTCTTGTCGACTTCGTCGCAGACACCTTCGCGGCGGGTGTGCAGGTCGCCGTCGTGACTAGCGGGCAGCGGAGCTGGGCGGAGCCCCTGGTGCGGCAGCTGGTCGGCGAGGGAATCGTCGAGATGGTGGCGACCACCGAGGACGTCAAGAAGACGATGCCGAATCCCGAAGCTCACCGCCTCGCCCTGTGTGAACTGGGGATCACCGCTGAGAACGCTCTCGCGGTCAGCGGCTCGGCCTCCGGGCTGCGCGCGGCAAACGGCGCCGGGCTGGCGACCATCGTCATCACCGGAGAAGGTGTGCCCGAAATCCCGGCCGCGGTCGCCGTGCGGCCGGACTTCGGCGGCGATGCGCCGCTGCGGGTCGGAGATTGCCAACGTCTGCACGGTCGTTGGTGGTCGAAGCGCAAGCCCTCCGCCGCTTAG
- a CDS encoding EstA family serine hydrolase has product MGGDVDEGYGKVADAFRRNLNSGREIGAAFAVYRDGRKVVDLWGGHRNGRTQAPWEQDTIVNVFSTTKGVASLTVAVAASRGLIDYDAKVADYWPEFAQGGKGAITVRQLLGHQAGLVAIKPPLTLADIADPEKLSAKIAAQVPAWPPGTRYGYHAVTLGWYQSALIHRVDPQKRTLGRFFADEVAGPLGLDFHIGLPESVDRNRVALLDPVTRTDMLLHLHTMPPKFVAGLFNPRSLTARAFLIAAGIKEAADFNRDEVRIPEIPSVNGTATASSIAKLYGSAATGDPKLGLSQPVRDALEGPAVTPSGGSRDRIMYLDASFSLGFGKPTSKFVFGSTGKAFGWPGLGGSFGFADPDTGVGYGYAMNKLGYHAFSDPRELALRQALFRDVLGARTQI; this is encoded by the coding sequence ATGGGCGGTGACGTCGACGAGGGTTATGGAAAAGTGGCGGACGCGTTTCGTCGCAATCTCAACAGCGGCAGGGAGATCGGTGCCGCTTTCGCGGTATACCGCGACGGCCGCAAGGTGGTTGATCTGTGGGGCGGCCACCGCAATGGCAGGACCCAGGCGCCCTGGGAGCAGGACACGATCGTCAACGTCTTCTCGACCACGAAAGGTGTTGCCTCACTTACCGTAGCGGTTGCCGCATCGCGCGGGCTCATCGACTACGACGCCAAGGTCGCCGACTACTGGCCCGAGTTCGCGCAGGGTGGCAAGGGCGCCATCACCGTCCGGCAGTTGCTCGGCCACCAGGCCGGCCTCGTCGCGATCAAGCCGCCGCTGACGCTCGCCGACATAGCTGATCCAGAAAAGTTGTCGGCGAAGATCGCGGCGCAGGTTCCGGCCTGGCCGCCGGGTACCCGATACGGCTACCACGCCGTGACGCTCGGCTGGTATCAGTCGGCGCTCATCCACCGCGTCGACCCGCAGAAACGCACGCTGGGCCGGTTCTTCGCCGACGAGGTCGCGGGCCCACTGGGTCTGGACTTCCACATCGGTTTACCGGAGTCGGTCGATCGCAACCGGGTGGCGCTGCTCGACCCCGTCACCCGGACCGACATGCTGTTGCATTTGCACACGATGCCCCCGAAGTTCGTAGCGGGCCTGTTCAACCCGCGCAGTCTGACCGCGCGAGCGTTCCTCATCGCCGCAGGAATCAAGGAGGCCGCCGACTTCAACCGCGACGAGGTGCGGATACCGGAAATCCCATCAGTCAACGGGACTGCGACCGCCTCCTCGATCGCCAAGCTCTACGGAAGCGCGGCCACGGGCGATCCAAAGCTGGGTTTGAGCCAACCCGTTCGCGATGCCCTGGAGGGCCCCGCGGTGACGCCGTCCGGTGGGTCGCGCGACAGGATCATGTATCTCGACGCGTCCTTCTCGCTTGGGTTCGGCAAGCCGACATCCAAATTCGTGTTCGGTTCCACCGGTAAGGCTTTCGGATGGCCTGGCCTCGGTGGCTCTTTCGGATTCGCTGATCCGGATACCGGCGTCGGGTACGGCTACGCGATGAACAAGCTCGGCTACCACGCGTTCAGCGACCCCAGGGAACTCGCCCTGCGCCAAGCCTTGTTCCGAGACGTACTCGGGGCAAGAACGCAGATCTAG